Part of the Poecilia reticulata strain Guanapo linkage group LG2, Guppy_female_1.0+MT, whole genome shotgun sequence genome is shown below.
TCACAACAGACTTCTTTGACCCAATGTTCGTTGCGCAGAAGTATGTATCCAAGATCATAAAACATCTCAAAGATTCACATAAACCTGTTCGTCAGAACTGAGTTTTTTCCATACGTAGGTTTTGAACTGGGAGCTGCTCTCTTCATAGGCTGGTCTGGATCCGTGCTTTGTATTTTAGGTGGACTTCTATTGTGCCTCTCCCTTTCTGAAAGCTTCAGCTTaaggtcaacatttttttaggttttgcaAACACAATATGATAtagttaatcatttttaaaatagtttttctaatttttgcaGAGGCAAATACTGCTACACAGGAGCACCGTCATTCGGGACAACACACAGCAAGGCGGCAATCAGCCTGCAAATGGAGCCACGagagccaaaaaaaacacataacgCTTATGTGTGAAACAAAGTGAACTCTGTCTTCTTTCTTAGGTCAACAGCATCGATTTCTAACTTTTAGTAAATAACATCTGAATAACAGAAGCACATATCGAAGGCCATTATAGATGGAATAAAATTACTGCCAAAAAACCcctaaaatgtttagattaatctcagaaatattcaagaaaaatactttcaaaagtTGGAAGATTTTCTACTCTTGAAGCTTTTATGAATTTCTGGTACGCTTCATAGCGTCAAGCTGGTGCATTACATACATCACggacacatttcaacttcaacagagtccatggCTTCCAGGAAGCAATTGGCCGAGAGTCCAGACCTTCTGAATGAAGCCAGTAGCATAAAAAAAGgcctggtttttaccaggctatcTGAGcagttgttcatttttaatatctcactACAATAACTTCCACCAAAAGCTAACTGGAACTAGTAGCAAAGAACAGTTCTTTCATCTCTGCTATGAGAACATTCATTGCTCCCGGGAACTCTCATTATCTTGGATTTACTTGTAATTAAAACAGCACAAAGACCCTATGGTGTATTTCTGGGAACCATGGCACAGTGCATACTTGGTGAAATGACCAATAACCAACAGCTCACAGCCCAAGGCACAATCAGGAGTGATGGTTCAAGCAGCTTAACTCATACCAGTAGTGCCATCACATACTTCCTGTAAAGGTCAAAACAACTGAAGCATATGGTTTATGGTCACATCAAACAGAATATGGAGTTGTAAAGTAAATCACTAAGATGTACGCCTGATGAGAGATGTTTTGTTGTAAGTTAAGTGTCAAAAAGTGAAGTTGGGGGAGCGTGAAATTGGAAGGGTACGCCAgtattttatgacaaaaatcaGCCGCAATGGAGAGGTTTTAAGAATTAATGCTGTGTTTTAGGTCATTTCAATCTGATTTAAGGTCACACTTTGACTAGATTTAAGCTATAAACGTGGTTAATAACAGGTAGCTTTTGATTTAACATGAGTATATTTACTTCATACTGGGCCAGGTTAGTTAAAAACtggcatttaaaaactgcattttgtatttactctgcTAAAttctgtctgacattaaaaattagcttgaagccctcaaacattttttgtgtgacaaaacatgaaaccacAAGAGggatataataaaaaaaatggatataaagtattttagcagatttatttatcCGTTTTCAGAcaattttaagtcaaaattattcaaagatcattttgtcttattttgcaCATATTCCTGAATCTGTGAGAAATTTGAGTGGATGGATGAAGTCCTGTGTAACCTGATATTTGCTTGGTTAAGTGGTTTTAGTCTAGATTCTAATCTGGCTGTTTTCAGCAGTGGCTTCTGGGAACCAGAGCGAATTCTGTCTCCCACCCACATTTTACGAAACACCTGATCTGGTGGACACTCCTTCTGCACAACATCAGACCAATTCACCTGCTCGACTTTCTGTGAAGACTTGTTGGGTAAGGGACCGGCCGCATATCTGGAGAATAAAACCTAAACGTTGGAGACGATAAACATAGTTGGATGAGAAATCTAGAGGGAAACCCACCTGCAGAGGCCTAAAGATGAAGATCAGAGTGGTCCAAATCTGGGGATTTTTAATGACTGTGTTAGGCTGGGTTTTTGTGGCCTGCACTATGGCTATGGAGGGCTGGAAGATAGCCTCAGTAGGTGGAATGGGTGGTTCGTCCATCATTAAAGTGGCATGGCACTGGTCCAGCTtatggagaaaatgtttcaccGATTCAACTGCAGTCACCAACTGCTATGATTTCCCTGCGCTGTGGTCTGTGGACGGTAagtaaacacacattcacatacTTCGATCTGTAACAACTGTTTGCAAATGTGCCTATATAAATGTCTGTCTTTGTGATTAAAGGGTATGTTCAAATAGTGCGAGGCCTACTGATGGGAGCTCTTTCTCTGGGTATGCTGGGGTTCATACTCAGCCTGCTTGGTATGGAATGCACCTATATTGGGGGTAAAGACCCTTCAAAGTACAAGAAGATCTTTATAGGTGGATTGTGTCACATCATCAGtggtaaaattattttgtttttcaaaatgtacatgATTTAATAAATCCCAATCCTTTgtaatttccatgttttgtcaAATTGCTTTAAAACACGTCCTCCCAcctaagttttttttatctccaaaggATGGAGTCGTTTAAATTGGTTACAAGAAAATTACCAGCTCAGACTTTATCTTACTAAAATGGCAAAAATTTGCTGAAATTGTTAGATTTTAATATACCAACCAAGAAAATGTTGCTATGCTTAAACAAAGTACTAGAAATCAATGTACAACAATaggaataaaaattattcatgcTACTCTTATTTATGCCATATCTCTTCAAAAAAGGAACTAtgagtatgtttttttaattcttactATAGACAAAATGTCAACTCAATGAATGATCCAATGATTCTGTGCTAGGTTTTGCACAAGGTCTCTATGTGACGTTAGGTGACGTgaatgttaaataaaacttgCTTCTGACTAACATTCTGAGTTTCATTGTGAATGGATAGAATTGTAGACTCCATTAATAGTTTTCAACATGATTTTCTCTCAGGTGCATTGTCCACATGTGGGTATGCCATGTATTCAGAGTACGTCATAATCAAAAACTTCGATTCTAACCTGACTGGACTCGAGTAAGTTAACAggcaaaatcaaacaaacatgCATATTGACCACCTTACCTTTGAAACCATTACTTTCTTTTCGTTTCaaatatgttacatttttaatacaggTGAAAATCTTCATGTATTAATCTCGCACAATATCGAACTATTTTCAGGTATAGCCTTGGCACGCCGATGTTCCTTGGCTGGGTGGGCTCGGCCTTTCACATGACTGGTGGCTTTTTCTATCTGTGGTCCGTGTGCAAGCCGCTCTGTGGAAGAGGAGAAAGGTCAGTAATGGAGTCATTACCTGCTATTGGGTGACCAAATTGAAGTGACACTAGAATACTCACTTCCACAGACGATAAAACAACTTCAGTGGGTTAGTAAACAACCTTTGACTTCACTATGAAATACTTAGGTCAGAATTTTGTGCCTTCAAAGATAGCCATAcaccttaaactttttcatgttttgccatGTTCAAAGTTACAAACAGATAGAGGTATATGTTAAAAGATTTCCAGCAAAATGTTGTTCTACAGAGATCAgctcattttacagttttaattgttaaaatcttgagaaaatgcattattttccttATTCTTCATAATTTTTTGCAgtactttctgttggtctatGAAGATTCAGATGTTTAACTGGAGCAAATAATGCTAGAATTTTGGCTCTCATGTTAGCACTTTGTGTTTCCTGGGTGTTTTAGGATGTGGATTTCTTCagccatttcattttaatacgtatcctctctctcttttttttgtttagggtAATTAAGGTAAAACCACAGCCAGACCAGGAGACAAATAAGCCCACCACAGCTTCTTCTGCTGTATCTGAGGTCACCTCCAATACCACACTGTCGTCCATCTCTGAGCTGTCGTCCCAGTCCGAGCGTTCGAATGTATCCTCGTCTTCCAAATCGGCACACACGTCCAAATCTGGGGGCACGGCCAGGTCGGGACGGACCCCCAGATCAAATGGAACCTCTGAATATGGTTCAGGATCCAGATCAGGATCTGAGTTCCAGTCAGGCCGGTCCTTAGAGTCCAGCCTGTTTACTTTGTCGGAATCAAGGAGCAGCAGTCGGAGCAGTTGGAACAGCGGCAGCAGTCAAAGCAGCAGTCACAGCAGTCAAAGCAGCCACACAGTGTCCTCGCTGTCTGGTAGTTTGAGAAGCGGAGCTACACCGTTTGTGAAAACGTCCTACATTTGAAccgataaattaaaatgtcgAATGTCACAATTACTATGTAAACGACTCTGCGAATGTTTCTGACATAAAGCCAAATTCTGATTAAGTTACGAGATGCAAGCTAACTGAATCATTAGCTTATGAATGTTAGCCGTTTTATGTTAAGCAATTGTCTTTGATgagttgagttttattttaatgcatttactTGTAATCTGAGACATCTggtagcttaaaaaaaaacactaaaaaaaccCCACTAAAACAAAGGGTTAATTCAAGCGTAAAAGCTAGTTAGCTGTAGCCAAACTAGCTAATTTGGCTAGCTAAACTAGCACATTTGACGGCTGCTAGCGGTTTGGCTACAGCTGCTAGCTAGGCCAAAAATTGTTTGGCCTTCCCTTGACTTTTTAATAGTAAGTTCCCTTTATGTACTGAcaaattgttaatttttcagtcacaaatacaacaaaaatttCTCTTGATGTCACAAATCCAATTGTGTAAGTCAGAGCGTTCCTACAAGCAGGGTCCAATATGGCTGCCGCACATACAGAAGGGGAAGCTGCCTACACGAGTAATTACACTTCTTATTGCAAGATCCAAGCTGAATAATTAGGTCAAGAAATTCAATATTAACCTCTTTATAATTGAAAACATGTCTGTTCAAAATCCATATATTAAgctattttttgtgtttcttctgcaAACTTTAACATGCTAACTCAATAGACTGTATTtgtgctgtaaataaaatatttttttgttgaaaacattttatttgaaaatctcaTGATGTTACACTGACTGCTTATAACTATTCCACAT
Proteins encoded:
- the cldn10e gene encoding claudin-10, producing MKIRVVQIWGFLMTVLGWVFVACTMAMEGWKIASVGGMGGSSIIKVAWHWSSLWRKCFTDSTAVTNCYDFPALWSVDGYVQIVRGLLMGALSLGMLGFILSLLGMECTYIGGKDPSKYKKIFIGGLCHIISGALSTCGYAMYSEYVIIKNFDSNLTGLEYSLGTPMFLGWVGSAFHMTGGFFYLWSVCKPLCGRGERVIKVKPQPDQETNKPTTASSAVSEVTSNTTLSSISELSSQSERSNVSSSSKSAHTSKSGGTARSGRTPRSNGTSEYGSGSRSGSEFQSGRSLESSLFTLSESRSSSRSSWNSGSSQSSSHSSQSSHTVSSLSGSLRSGATPFVKTSYI